The following proteins come from a genomic window of Triticum aestivum cultivar Chinese Spring chromosome 6A, IWGSC CS RefSeq v2.1, whole genome shotgun sequence:
- the LOC123132239 gene encoding kinetochore protein NUF2 homolog isoform X1: MASGFGFPILSPAEIAEQLFQYGIAPVANLRPENIASPQPDLLPGVLARFFDSFVDAPGDGEDGLLGFSDLEVLDNPEHHAEAIRVLRLYNKSQAFLDSIQFKDFTLADFSRPTPRRVVEVLSALINFLFYREEKVTLLQPIVSETPDYHERTLELKARMAQLQKEIGDHELAEQMEEPMAQQLEADVNALQQKVQVYNKQQLALRAKAAVINDKKEEIHRKITQADFELTKHAQENSRLMSKLVKSPEKVQRALEEKKSARAKLKESEKIAMQNDQEKSAALEIRNKAHEKLTKQHSKIQDVHEQLVAAKTVEKEVKARKAKLNDESVSVMSFDAQIVDWQGKVHEMEERLKGKVKERNQIIADENQKLGALSSETEGKLRCLEPREKKVEATIAKASNLCSEAASSRTAATAEQQKIRAKFNSIVKAFNTYMDSVDPFLERVEEVGRQSAGEGASAPDPSAAVTTKTTPRASAMSKKSRARKRT, translated from the exons ATGGCGTCCGGCTTCGGGTTCCCGATACTGTCACCAGCGGAGATCGCGGAGCAGCTGTTCCAGTACGGGATCGCCCCCGTCGCCAACCTCCGCCCCGAGAACATCGCCAGCCCGCAGCCTGACCTGCTCCCTGGCGTCCTCGCCCGCTTCTTCGACTCCTTCGTCGATGCCCCCGG GGACGGCGAGGACGGGCTGCTAGGGTTCAGCGACCTGGAGGTGCTGGACAACCCGGAGCACCACGCAGAGGCCATCCGGGTGCTACGCCTCTACAACAAGTCGCAGGCCTTCCTCGACTCCATCCAGTTCAAGGACTTCACGCTCGCCGACTTCAGCCGCCCCACCCCGCGCCGCGTCGTCGAGGTCCTCAGCGCCCTCATCAACTTCCTCTTCTACAGGGAGGAGAAGGTCACCCTCCTGCAGCCAATCGTCAGCGAGACCCCCGACTACCACGAGCGCACTCTGGAGCTCAAGGCCAGGATGGCCCAG CTTCAGAAGGAGATCGGGGATCATGAGCTCGCGGAGCAGATGGAGGAGCCCATGGCCCAGCAGCTGGAAGCGGACGTCAATGCTCTGCAGCAGAAAGTTCAGGTTTACAACAAGCAGCAACTGGCCCTGCGAGCAAAGGCCGCAGTCATCAATGACAAGAAAGAGGAGATTCACAGGAAG ATAACCCAGGCTGATTTTGAGTTGACTAAACATgcccaagaaaactccagattGATGTCCAAATTAGTGAAGTCCCCAGAAAAAGTTCAG AGGGCCTTGGAAGAGAAGAAATCAGCCCGTGCTAAGTTGAAAGAGTCTGAGAAAATAGCAATGCAAAATGATCAAGAGAAATCTGCCGCTTTGGAGATACGCAACAAG GCTCATGAAAAACTGACGAAACAACACTCTAAAATCCAGGATGTACATGAACAG CTTGTTGCTGCTAAAACAGTTGAAAAGGAAGTTAAAGCTCGCAAAGCAAAGCTTAATGATGAAAGTGTATCAGTTATGTCATTCGACGCACAGATTGTTGATTGGCAAGGAAAAG TACATGAAATGGAGGAGCGTCTCAAGGGGAAAGTGAAAGAAAGGAATCAAATAATAGCAGATGAAAATCAGAAGCTGGGTGCTTTGAGCTCCGAGACTGAGGGTAAACTGCGGTGCCTTGAACCTAGAGAAAAGAAAGTAGAGGCAACGATCGCTAAG GCTTCAAATTTGTGTTCGGAAGCTGCTTCATCAAGGACTGCTGCCACAGCAGAACAGCAGAAAATTCGTGCAAAATTCAACAGCATTGTGAAGGCG TTCAACACCTACATGGATAGCGTCGACCCTTTCCTCGAGCGAGTTGAGGAGGTTGGCAG GCAATCGGCGGGGGAAGGCGCCTCTGCCCCCGATCCATCTGCTGCTGTCACAACAAAAACCACACCGAGAGCCAGCGCAATGAGCAAGAAGTCGAGGGCTAGGAAAAGGACATGA
- the LOC123132239 gene encoding kinetochore protein NUF2 homolog isoform X2 produces the protein MASGFGFPILSPAEIAEQLFQYGIAPVANLRPENIASPQPDLLPGVLARFFDSFVDAPGDGEDGLLGFSDLEVLDNPEHHAEAIRVLRLYNKSQAFLDSIQFKDFTLADFSRPTPRRVVEVLSALINFLFYREEKVTLLQPIVSETPDYHERTLELKARMAQLQKEIGDHELAEQMEEPMAQQLEADVNALQQKVQVYNKQQLALRAKAAVINDKKEEIHRKITQADFELTKHAQENSRLMSKLVKSPEKVQRALEEKKSARAKLKESEKIAMQNDQEKSAALEIRNKAHEKLTKQHSKIQDVHEQLVAAKTVEKEVKARKAKLNDESVSVMSFDAQIVDWQGKVHEMEERLKGKVKERNQIIADENQKLGALSSETEGKLRCLEPREKKVEATIAKASNLCSEAASSRTAATAEQQKIRAKFNSIVKAVVQHLHG, from the exons ATGGCGTCCGGCTTCGGGTTCCCGATACTGTCACCAGCGGAGATCGCGGAGCAGCTGTTCCAGTACGGGATCGCCCCCGTCGCCAACCTCCGCCCCGAGAACATCGCCAGCCCGCAGCCTGACCTGCTCCCTGGCGTCCTCGCCCGCTTCTTCGACTCCTTCGTCGATGCCCCCGG GGACGGCGAGGACGGGCTGCTAGGGTTCAGCGACCTGGAGGTGCTGGACAACCCGGAGCACCACGCAGAGGCCATCCGGGTGCTACGCCTCTACAACAAGTCGCAGGCCTTCCTCGACTCCATCCAGTTCAAGGACTTCACGCTCGCCGACTTCAGCCGCCCCACCCCGCGCCGCGTCGTCGAGGTCCTCAGCGCCCTCATCAACTTCCTCTTCTACAGGGAGGAGAAGGTCACCCTCCTGCAGCCAATCGTCAGCGAGACCCCCGACTACCACGAGCGCACTCTGGAGCTCAAGGCCAGGATGGCCCAG CTTCAGAAGGAGATCGGGGATCATGAGCTCGCGGAGCAGATGGAGGAGCCCATGGCCCAGCAGCTGGAAGCGGACGTCAATGCTCTGCAGCAGAAAGTTCAGGTTTACAACAAGCAGCAACTGGCCCTGCGAGCAAAGGCCGCAGTCATCAATGACAAGAAAGAGGAGATTCACAGGAAG ATAACCCAGGCTGATTTTGAGTTGACTAAACATgcccaagaaaactccagattGATGTCCAAATTAGTGAAGTCCCCAGAAAAAGTTCAG AGGGCCTTGGAAGAGAAGAAATCAGCCCGTGCTAAGTTGAAAGAGTCTGAGAAAATAGCAATGCAAAATGATCAAGAGAAATCTGCCGCTTTGGAGATACGCAACAAG GCTCATGAAAAACTGACGAAACAACACTCTAAAATCCAGGATGTACATGAACAG CTTGTTGCTGCTAAAACAGTTGAAAAGGAAGTTAAAGCTCGCAAAGCAAAGCTTAATGATGAAAGTGTATCAGTTATGTCATTCGACGCACAGATTGTTGATTGGCAAGGAAAAG TACATGAAATGGAGGAGCGTCTCAAGGGGAAAGTGAAAGAAAGGAATCAAATAATAGCAGATGAAAATCAGAAGCTGGGTGCTTTGAGCTCCGAGACTGAGGGTAAACTGCGGTGCCTTGAACCTAGAGAAAAGAAAGTAGAGGCAACGATCGCTAAG GCTTCAAATTTGTGTTCGGAAGCTGCTTCATCAAGGACTGCTGCCACAGCAGAACAGCAGAAAATTCGTGCAAAATTCAACAGCATTGTGAAGGCGGTAG TTCAACACCTACATGGATAG